A window of Modestobacter versicolor contains these coding sequences:
- a CDS encoding serine hydrolase domain-containing protein, with protein MTTTARPAIDQAHWQQRLDELARAHQVPGATLAVLRLGVDGTEDELVEAATGVLNTATGVEATTDSVFQIGSISKVWTATLVMQLVDEGKLQLDAPLAEVLPDLQLGDADVAAKVTMRHLLTHTSGIDGDIFTDTGRGDDVLEKYVAALADAPQNHPLGATFSYCNSGYSLAGRVVEVLTGQSWDATLRERVIEPLGLTHTSTLPEEAILHRAAVGHVKAGPDEELQPTTTWLLPRSLGPAGLINATARDVTAFARMHLRDGLGPDDGVVLSAASTAQMQQLQTELPDTYSLGDSWGLGWIRFDWHGERLYGHDGTTIGQNAFLRVLPAQGLAVALLTNGGHPRDLFSDLYGEVFAELAGVTVAEQLEPPAPAPDVDIARYVGTYERSSITTEVFERDGRLVMRVIPTGSIAESTGATVQELELHPVEQGLFATRAPGEETWMAAVFYSLPDGAEYLHYGVRAQPRKA; from the coding sequence ATGACCACGACCGCACGACCTGCGATCGACCAGGCCCACTGGCAGCAGCGGCTGGACGAGCTCGCCCGGGCCCACCAGGTGCCCGGCGCGACCCTCGCCGTCCTGCGGCTCGGGGTGGACGGCACCGAGGACGAGCTGGTCGAGGCCGCCACCGGGGTGCTGAACACGGCGACCGGGGTGGAGGCGACCACCGACTCGGTGTTCCAGATCGGCTCGATCAGCAAGGTCTGGACGGCGACCCTGGTGATGCAGCTGGTCGACGAGGGGAAGCTGCAGCTCGACGCACCGCTGGCGGAGGTGCTGCCCGACCTGCAGCTCGGCGACGCCGACGTGGCGGCGAAGGTGACGATGCGGCACCTGCTCACCCACACCAGCGGCATCGACGGCGACATCTTCACCGACACCGGGCGGGGGGACGACGTGCTGGAGAAGTACGTCGCGGCGCTGGCCGACGCCCCGCAGAACCACCCGCTGGGCGCGACCTTCTCCTACTGCAACTCCGGGTACTCCCTGGCCGGCCGGGTGGTCGAGGTGCTCACCGGGCAGAGCTGGGACGCCACCCTGCGCGAGCGGGTGATCGAGCCGCTCGGGCTGACGCACACCTCCACGCTGCCCGAGGAGGCGATCCTGCACCGCGCCGCCGTCGGGCACGTGAAGGCCGGCCCGGACGAGGAGCTGCAGCCCACGACCACCTGGCTGCTCCCCCGCTCGCTCGGCCCGGCCGGCCTGATCAACGCCACCGCCCGGGACGTCACCGCCTTCGCCCGGATGCACCTGCGCGACGGCCTCGGCCCGGACGACGGCGTGGTGCTCTCGGCGGCCTCGACGGCGCAGATGCAGCAGCTGCAGACCGAGCTGCCGGACACGTACTCCCTCGGCGACTCGTGGGGGCTGGGCTGGATCCGCTTCGACTGGCACGGGGAGCGGCTCTACGGCCACGACGGGACGACGATCGGGCAGAACGCCTTCCTGCGGGTGCTGCCCGCGCAGGGGCTCGCGGTGGCGCTGCTGACCAACGGCGGGCACCCGCGCGACCTGTTCAGCGACCTGTACGGCGAGGTCTTCGCCGAGCTCGCCGGGGTGACCGTCGCCGAGCAGCTCGAGCCGCCGGCCCCCGCACCCGACGTCGACATCGCCCGCTACGTGGGCACCTACGAGCGCAGCTCGATCACCACCGAGGTGTTCGAGCGCGACGGCCGCCTGGTCATGCGGGTGATCCCGACCGGGTCGATCGCGGAGTCCACCGGCGCGACCGTGCAGGAGCTGGAGCTGCACCCGGTCGAGCAGGGGCTGTTCGCCACCCGGGCGCCGGGTGAGGAGACCTGGATGGCGGCGGTCTTCTACTCCCTGCCGGACGGCGCCGAGTACCTGCACTACGGCGTCCGCGCGCAGCCCCGGAAGGCCTGA
- a CDS encoding ABC transporter permease yields the protein MTSTTAAPGTTSSGGAAAGVLDSPWLRFAARRGGRLVVSLWVLVTASFLMIHLIPGDPVRASLGPTAPAALVAARRESLGLNDPLVVQYWDYLRGLLSGDLGNSLATQLPVSQTIGQRLPATVQLALLAFVTALALAVPLGVLMGVLTRGGRRRRGELAFSTGSVVVGAIPEFLLGVGLVYVFGVQLGWFPVAGQDGPSSYVLPVLSLAVGPAAALARIMRVEMLSVLQADYVRTARAKRLPARRVYLRHALPNALTSTITLGGLLLSALVAGTVLVENVFAWPGLGTTIVSSILGKDYPVVQGIVLVYGAGVLLVNLAVDVTLALLDPRSAIRES from the coding sequence GTGACCAGCACGACGGCGGCACCCGGCACGACGAGCAGCGGCGGCGCAGCGGCCGGGGTGCTGGACAGCCCCTGGCTGCGGTTCGCCGCACGGCGGGGCGGCCGGCTGGTGGTCTCGCTGTGGGTGCTGGTCACCGCGTCGTTCCTGATGATCCACCTGATCCCGGGTGACCCCGTGCGGGCGTCGCTGGGGCCCACGGCCCCGGCGGCGCTCGTCGCCGCCCGCCGGGAGTCGCTCGGGCTGAACGACCCGCTGGTGGTGCAGTACTGGGACTACCTGCGCGGCCTGCTCAGCGGTGACCTCGGGAACTCGCTGGCCACCCAGCTGCCGGTCTCCCAGACCATCGGCCAGCGGCTGCCGGCCACCGTGCAGCTGGCGCTGCTCGCCTTCGTCACCGCGCTGGCCCTGGCAGTGCCGCTCGGCGTGCTGATGGGCGTGCTCACCCGGGGCGGCCGGCGCCGGCGCGGGGAGCTCGCCTTCTCCACCGGCAGCGTCGTCGTCGGGGCCATCCCGGAGTTTCTGCTCGGCGTCGGCCTGGTCTACGTGTTCGGCGTCCAGCTGGGCTGGTTCCCGGTCGCCGGCCAGGACGGGCCGAGCTCCTACGTGCTGCCGGTGCTCTCGCTGGCCGTCGGCCCGGCCGCGGCGCTCGCCCGGATCATGCGGGTGGAGATGCTGTCGGTGCTGCAGGCCGACTACGTGCGCACCGCCCGCGCCAAGCGGCTGCCGGCGCGGCGGGTCTACCTGCGGCACGCGCTGCCCAACGCGCTCACCTCGACCATCACCCTGGGCGGGCTGCTGCTCAGCGCGCTGGTCGCCGGCACCGTGCTGGTCGAGAACGTCTTCGCCTGGCCGGGCCTGGGCACCACGATCGTCTCCTCGATCCTGGGCAAGGACTACCCGGTGGTGCAGGGCATCGTGCTGGTCTACGGCGCCGGGGTGCTGCTGGTGAACCTGGCCGTCGACGTGACGCTGGCCCTGCTCGACCCGCGCTCGGCGATCCGGGAAAGCTGA
- a CDS encoding dipeptide/oligopeptide/nickel ABC transporter permease/ATP-binding protein, protein MTTSPMGSSPLVAAAPPSRRSAVRGRWLAVLRTPVGAGAGLLLALVLVLAVLAPLLWSDDADTVDITSVLEGASADHWVGTDNLGRDLFFRVLVATRLSIGLALLATLIAVVVGLVLGTAPLLLGRRAGRLVSAAVDIAVAFPGLLLALFFAVVFGVGMTGAVLAIGFAGAPAFARLTHTLAAGITDRDYVAAARIAGVGRLRLLVRHVLPNIGEPLVVNATIGAGGALLAFAGLSFLGLGVQAPSYDWGRLLQDGLSGIYIHPEAALAPGVAIVVAGLAFNLFGEAVAKGIGLTTAMGGAYPVGRTDRAETVPAAVTDDGVPATDPGPAADRPVLDVQDLSVTFPGPTGPVRPVRGVSFRIGRGEAVGVVGESGSGKSLTALAIARLVERPGEVSAERLEFLGTDVLGGSDRTHRRLLGTAFAMVFQDPMTSFNPTRRIGRQLAEVAEQHQGMNRRQALARAVDRLRAVRVPGAERRAHQYPHEFSGGMRQRAMIGMGLMGEPALIVADEPTTALDVTVQRQVLDLLASVRAADDVALLLISHDVAVVGQVCDRVLVMYAGRVVEDLPAAELSTHARHPYTRALVAAVPDMHVDLDQPLPVIPGRPVDPAHQPPGCAYAARCPLASARCTEEDPALADDGSGRRVACWHAGELAPGETGRGAGVLTIGERA, encoded by the coding sequence ATGACGACGTCCCCGATGGGCTCCTCACCGCTGGTCGCCGCGGCCCCGCCGTCACGGCGGTCGGCGGTCCGCGGCCGCTGGCTCGCCGTGCTGCGCACCCCGGTGGGCGCCGGCGCCGGCCTGCTGCTCGCGCTGGTGCTGGTGCTGGCCGTGCTCGCGCCGCTGCTGTGGTCCGACGACGCCGACACCGTCGACATCACGTCGGTGCTCGAGGGGGCGTCCGCCGACCACTGGGTCGGCACCGACAACCTGGGTCGCGACCTCTTCTTCCGCGTGCTGGTGGCCACCCGGCTGTCGATCGGGCTGGCGCTGCTGGCCACGCTGATCGCCGTCGTCGTCGGCCTGGTGCTGGGCACCGCGCCGCTGCTGCTGGGCCGCCGGGCCGGCCGGCTGGTCAGCGCGGCGGTCGACATCGCCGTCGCGTTCCCCGGCCTGCTGCTCGCGCTGTTCTTCGCCGTCGTGTTCGGCGTCGGGATGACCGGGGCGGTGCTGGCCATCGGCTTCGCCGGCGCACCCGCCTTCGCCCGGCTCACCCACACGCTGGCCGCCGGCATCACCGACCGCGACTACGTGGCCGCCGCCCGGATCGCCGGGGTCGGCCGGCTGCGGCTGCTGGTGCGCCACGTGCTGCCCAACATCGGCGAGCCGCTGGTGGTGAACGCGACCATCGGCGCCGGCGGTGCGCTGCTGGCCTTCGCCGGCCTGTCCTTCCTCGGCCTCGGCGTGCAGGCGCCCAGCTACGACTGGGGCCGGCTGCTGCAGGACGGGCTGAGCGGCATCTACATCCACCCGGAGGCAGCGCTGGCGCCCGGCGTGGCGATCGTCGTGGCCGGGCTGGCGTTCAACCTCTTCGGTGAGGCGGTCGCCAAGGGCATCGGGCTGACCACCGCCATGGGCGGGGCGTACCCGGTGGGCCGCACCGACCGTGCCGAGACGGTGCCCGCGGCGGTGACCGACGACGGTGTGCCGGCCACCGACCCGGGCCCGGCGGCGGACCGGCCGGTGCTCGACGTGCAGGACCTCTCGGTCACCTTCCCCGGTCCCACCGGCCCGGTCCGGCCGGTGCGCGGGGTGAGCTTCCGGATCGGCCGGGGCGAGGCGGTCGGCGTCGTGGGCGAGTCGGGGTCGGGCAAGTCGCTGACCGCGCTGGCGATCGCCCGGCTGGTGGAGCGGCCGGGCGAAGTGAGCGCCGAGCGGCTGGAGTTCCTCGGCACCGACGTGCTGGGTGGCAGCGACCGCACGCACCGGCGGCTGCTGGGCACCGCCTTCGCGATGGTCTTCCAGGACCCGATGACCTCGTTCAACCCGACCCGCCGGATCGGCCGGCAGCTCGCCGAGGTCGCCGAGCAGCACCAGGGGATGAACCGCCGGCAGGCGCTGGCCCGCGCCGTCGACCGGCTGCGCGCGGTGCGGGTGCCCGGCGCCGAGCGCCGCGCGCACCAGTACCCGCACGAGTTCTCCGGCGGCATGCGGCAGCGGGCGATGATCGGGATGGGCCTGATGGGCGAGCCGGCGCTGATCGTCGCCGACGAGCCGACCACCGCCCTGGACGTCACCGTGCAGCGGCAGGTGCTCGACCTGCTGGCGTCGGTCCGGGCCGCCGACGACGTCGCGCTGCTGCTGATCAGCCACGACGTCGCCGTCGTCGGCCAGGTGTGCGACCGGGTGCTGGTGATGTACGCCGGCCGGGTGGTGGAGGACCTGCCCGCCGCCGAGCTGAGCACGCACGCCCGCCACCCGTACACCCGGGCGCTGGTCGCCGCCGTCCCGGACATGCACGTCGACCTCGACCAGCCGCTGCCGGTGATCCCCGGCCGGCCGGTCGACCCCGCGCACCAGCCCCCGGGCTGCGCCTACGCCGCGCGCTGCCCGCTGGCGTCGGCGCGCTGCACCGAGGAGGACCCGGCGCTGGCCGACGACGGCTCCGGCCGGCGGGTGGCCTGCTGGCACGCCGGCGAGCTGGCGCCGGGGGAGACCGGGCGGGGCGCTGGGGTCCTGACGATCGGGGAGCGGGCATGA
- a CDS encoding S1C family serine protease, translating into MSLADEHDTEPALDAYSRVVTTVAAEMAPHVAALEVSGPGGRGGAGSGVVVSDDGLLLTNAHVVARSTGGRAVFSDGSEAPVEVVGADPLSDLAVVRARGATPPPAVLGDAATLQVGQLVVAVGNPFGLAGSVTAGVVSALGRSLPTRDGRTARVVEDVIQTDAALNPGNSGGALADARSRVVGINTAVAGWGLGLAVPINDTTRRIVETLLRDGRVRRAYLGLVSSPVPLPADLAARTGQRRGLQVLDVIAGSPADRAGLKAGDLVLEAGRAPVASAQSLQRLLFAEAIGEPLPVTVVRRGAMVDVVTVPSELTG; encoded by the coding sequence ATGAGCCTGGCGGACGAGCACGACACCGAGCCGGCGCTGGACGCCTACTCGCGGGTGGTCACCACGGTGGCCGCGGAGATGGCGCCGCACGTCGCCGCCCTGGAGGTCAGCGGTCCCGGCGGCCGCGGCGGGGCCGGGTCCGGCGTGGTGGTCAGCGACGACGGGCTGCTGCTCACCAACGCGCACGTGGTCGCCCGCTCGACCGGCGGCCGCGCGGTGTTCAGCGACGGGTCCGAGGCGCCGGTCGAGGTGGTCGGCGCCGACCCGCTGTCCGACCTCGCCGTCGTCCGGGCCCGCGGTGCCACCCCACCGCCGGCGGTGCTGGGCGACGCCGCCACGCTGCAGGTCGGCCAGCTGGTGGTCGCCGTCGGCAACCCGTTCGGCCTGGCCGGGTCGGTGACCGCCGGGGTGGTCAGCGCGCTGGGCCGGTCGCTGCCCACCCGGGACGGGCGGACGGCGCGGGTGGTCGAGGACGTCATCCAGACCGACGCCGCGCTCAACCCGGGCAACTCAGGCGGCGCGCTGGCCGACGCCCGGAGCCGGGTGGTCGGCATCAACACCGCCGTCGCCGGGTGGGGGCTCGGGCTGGCCGTGCCGATCAACGACACCACCCGCCGGATCGTGGAGACGCTGCTGCGCGACGGGCGGGTGCGCCGGGCCTACCTCGGGCTGGTGAGCAGCCCGGTCCCGCTGCCGGCCGACCTCGCCGCGCGCACCGGCCAGCGGCGCGGGCTGCAGGTGCTCGACGTGATCGCCGGGTCGCCCGCCGACCGCGCCGGGCTCAAGGCCGGCGACCTGGTGCTCGAGGCGGGCCGGGCGCCGGTGGCGTCGGCGCAGAGCCTGCAGCGGTTGCTGTTCGCCGAGGCGATCGGCGAGCCGCTGCCGGTCACCGTCGTCCGCCGCGGCGCGATGGTCGACGTGGTCACCGTGCCCAGCGAGCTCACCGGCTGA
- a CDS encoding serine hydrolase domain-containing protein, with protein MTKLDEVATWLADHLPALLAEHDVPAAGVAVLAGGEVVDAAAGLLSTATGVEATPDSLFQIGSITKVWTATLVLQLVDEGLVGLDDRLQQHLPGFRLADGSAAATMTVRQLLSHTAGFEGDVFTDTGRGDDRLERYVDGLADLPQLFPPGEQFSYNNAGYCVLGRLVEVLRGRPFDECLAEHLFAPLGLTHAAASPYEAILFRTAVGHLSPEPDGGQVPAPMWAMAPSNAPAGSMLAMRPRDLLTFARAHLDGGTASDGTRVLAAETVAAMQQPQVQLPDIRVMGDSWGLGWELFDTMGTPVVGHDGNTIGQASFLRVLPEHGVAVVLLTNGGDPYGLYRDVVGHVLRELAGVELRPLPVPPADPQPVDASRYAGTYSSQVADLVVSQDGDGRIWLEMRPKGLALEIGETPERSELVDFAPDTLIPVQPQSGLHVPLAFLGDDGAGRARFVHVGRAVPRAVG; from the coding sequence ATGACGAAGCTGGACGAGGTCGCGACATGGCTGGCCGACCACCTGCCGGCCCTGCTCGCCGAGCACGACGTGCCCGCGGCCGGGGTGGCGGTGCTCGCCGGCGGTGAGGTCGTCGACGCCGCCGCCGGGCTGCTCAGCACCGCGACCGGGGTCGAGGCGACGCCGGACTCGCTGTTCCAGATCGGCTCGATCACCAAGGTGTGGACCGCCACCCTGGTGCTGCAGCTGGTCGACGAGGGCCTGGTCGGGCTGGACGACCGGCTGCAGCAGCACCTCCCCGGGTTCCGGCTGGCCGACGGGTCCGCGGCCGCGACCATGACGGTGCGCCAGCTGCTGTCGCACACCGCCGGCTTCGAGGGCGACGTCTTCACCGACACCGGCCGGGGCGACGACCGCCTGGAGCGCTACGTCGACGGCCTGGCCGACCTGCCCCAGCTCTTCCCGCCCGGCGAGCAGTTCTCCTACAACAACGCCGGCTACTGCGTGCTCGGCCGGCTGGTCGAGGTGCTGCGCGGCCGGCCGTTCGACGAGTGCCTGGCCGAGCACCTGTTCGCCCCGCTGGGCCTCACCCACGCCGCCGCCAGCCCCTACGAGGCGATCCTCTTCCGGACGGCGGTGGGCCACCTGAGCCCCGAGCCGGACGGCGGCCAGGTGCCCGCGCCGATGTGGGCGATGGCGCCGTCCAACGCCCCGGCCGGGTCGATGCTGGCGATGCGCCCGCGTGACCTGCTGACCTTCGCCCGGGCGCACCTGGACGGCGGCACGGCGTCCGACGGCACCCGGGTGCTGGCCGCCGAGACCGTCGCGGCGATGCAGCAGCCGCAGGTGCAGCTGCCCGACATCCGGGTGATGGGCGACTCCTGGGGCCTGGGCTGGGAGCTGTTCGACACGATGGGCACTCCGGTGGTCGGGCACGACGGCAACACGATCGGCCAGGCGTCCTTCCTGCGGGTGCTGCCCGAGCACGGCGTCGCGGTCGTGCTGCTCACCAACGGCGGCGACCCCTACGGGCTGTACCGCGACGTCGTCGGCCACGTGCTGCGCGAGCTGGCCGGCGTCGAGCTGCGGCCGCTGCCGGTGCCGCCGGCGGACCCGCAGCCGGTCGACGCCAGCCGGTACGCCGGCACCTACAGCAGCCAGGTGGCCGACCTGGTCGTCAGCCAGGACGGCGACGGCCGGATCTGGCTGGAGATGCGGCCCAAGGGCCTGGCCCTGGAGATCGGGGAGACGCCCGAGCGCAGCGAGCTCGTCGACTTCGCGCCGGACACCCTCATCCCGGTGCAGCCGCAGTCGGGCCTGCACGTGCCGCTGGCCTTCCTCGGTGACGACGGCGCGGGCCGCGCGCGGTTCGTGCACGTCGGCCGGGCCGTGCCGCGGGCCGTCGGGTGA
- a CDS encoding ABC transporter ATP-binding protein, with the protein MSELRFEGVSVRYGTRRRGMTAVDGVDLTVPDGAVVGLVGESGSGKSTLARAAVGLTPLSAGQILLDGRPVRHGSGPRPVQMVFQDPYSSLDPRMTIGDSIAEAVPRGTRSAERRSEVARLLELVELDPGRAGAYPGQLSGGQRQRVALARALAARPAVVIADEITSALDVSIQGTVLNLVRRLQQELGTSMLFISHNLAVVRYVASEIAVMYLGRVVEHGPTAQVLADPQHPYTRDLLAAVPDSAHAVRSAPVAADPAQAAVAAADPADPHAPPPGCRYHPRCPIGPLVHADREVCRTTEPTADHRHAAACHFAPAGRTLLRVAD; encoded by the coding sequence ATGAGCGAGCTGCGGTTCGAGGGCGTGAGCGTCCGGTACGGCACCCGCCGGCGCGGGATGACCGCGGTCGACGGGGTGGACCTCACCGTGCCGGACGGCGCCGTCGTCGGGCTGGTGGGGGAGTCCGGGTCGGGCAAGTCGACGCTGGCCCGGGCCGCGGTGGGGCTGACCCCGCTGTCGGCCGGCCAGATCCTGCTCGACGGCCGGCCGGTGCGGCACGGCTCGGGCCCCCGGCCGGTGCAGATGGTCTTCCAGGACCCCTACTCGTCCCTCGACCCGCGGATGACCATCGGCGACAGCATCGCCGAGGCCGTCCCGCGCGGCACCCGGTCGGCCGAGCGCCGCAGCGAGGTCGCGCGGCTGCTCGAGCTGGTCGAGCTCGATCCCGGCCGGGCCGGTGCCTACCCGGGCCAGCTGTCCGGGGGCCAGCGGCAGCGGGTCGCGCTGGCCCGGGCGTTGGCCGCGCGCCCGGCGGTCGTCATCGCCGACGAGATCACCTCCGCGCTCGACGTGTCGATCCAGGGCACGGTGCTCAACCTGGTGCGCCGGCTGCAGCAGGAGCTGGGCACCTCGATGCTGTTCATCTCGCACAACCTCGCCGTCGTCCGGTACGTGGCCAGCGAGATCGCGGTCATGTACCTGGGCCGGGTCGTCGAGCACGGGCCGACGGCGCAGGTGCTCGCCGACCCGCAGCACCCCTACACCCGCGACCTGCTGGCGGCGGTGCCCGACTCGGCGCACGCCGTCCGGTCCGCCCCGGTGGCCGCCGACCCGGCGCAGGCTGCGGTGGCCGCCGCCGACCCGGCCGACCCGCACGCCCCGCCGCCGGGCTGCCGCTACCATCCGCGTTGCCCGATCGGCCCGCTGGTGCACGCCGACCGCGAGGTCTGCCGCACCACCGAGCCGACGGCGGACCACCGGCACGCGGCGGCCTGCCACTTCGCCCCGGCCGGACGGACCCTGCTGCGCGTCGCCGACTGA
- a CDS encoding DinB family protein, with amino-acid sequence MTTSTLTSERADLLEALATHRFHLTHTVQDLTDDQARLRPTVSQLSLGGLVKHVAATERGWIDFVLRGASAFPAPDEELWAARELEFTLLPDETLEGVLAVYAEVAARTDELVRTLPSLDVAHPLPEAPWFAPGASWSARRVLVHVVAETAQHAGHADILRETIDGQKSMG; translated from the coding sequence ATGACCACCAGCACGCTGACCAGCGAGCGGGCCGACCTGCTCGAGGCGCTGGCCACCCACCGCTTCCACCTCACCCACACGGTGCAGGACCTCACCGACGACCAGGCCCGGCTGCGCCCCACGGTCAGCCAGCTGTCGCTGGGGGGGCTGGTCAAGCACGTCGCCGCCACCGAGCGGGGCTGGATCGACTTCGTGCTGCGGGGTGCGAGCGCCTTCCCCGCGCCCGACGAGGAGCTGTGGGCCGCCCGCGAGCTGGAGTTCACGCTGCTGCCCGACGAGACCCTGGAGGGCGTGCTGGCGGTCTACGCCGAGGTGGCGGCGCGCACCGACGAGCTGGTCAGGACCCTGCCGAGCCTGGACGTCGCGCACCCGCTGCCCGAGGCGCCGTGGTTCGCGCCGGGCGCCTCGTGGTCGGCCCGGCGGGTGCTGGTGCACGTCGTCGCCGAGACCGCCCAGCACGCCGGCCACGCCGACATCCTGCGGGAGACGATCGACGGCCAGAAGTCCATGGGCTGA
- a CDS encoding ABC transporter substrate-binding protein, translating into MRSIRTVAGVCAAATLLAGCGGGDDGGGGGGGEVVEGGTFTMATTADPGNLDPQASAASGLFQQSHFAYDSLLFSDDQGKVVSGLAEDWSVDGTTVTLTLKDGITCSDGSPFTATDAADNLNYVADPENQSPFLGVFLPVGVQATGDDATRTVTMTLAAPAPFVLEGLVGVPIVCASGLADRTALTSSTLGTGPYELTEAVPSDHYTYTKREGYTWGPDGASTDEKGMPDEIVVQVISNETTAANLLLSGDLNASQILGPDAQRLEEEGLFSYVVTAVLGQAWFNQAAGRPAEDPAVRKALTQGLDLDQLATVLASGRGGPGTSFAASGAAACPGDSVSGALPEFDVDAAAAALDDAGWTEGSGGVRSKDGTPLALTFLYDTGLGSPGSAAAELVAAAWTDLGVDVTTTPQDETALVETIFSGGDWDYAWVPVNVSSPDQLVPFLSGPAVPDGNNFASIDNADYNSGVAEAMTMLGTEGCDTWLEAESALVRDADVIPFANQDVSFFGSGAEFEVIDVLQPTSIRMIG; encoded by the coding sequence ATGAGGTCGATCCGCACCGTCGCCGGCGTCTGCGCCGCTGCGACCCTCCTCGCCGGGTGCGGCGGGGGCGACGACGGCGGGGGTGGCGGAGGAGGGGAGGTCGTCGAGGGCGGCACCTTCACCATGGCGACCACGGCCGACCCGGGGAACCTGGACCCGCAGGCCTCGGCGGCCAGCGGCCTCTTCCAGCAGAGCCACTTCGCCTACGACTCGCTGCTGTTCTCCGACGACCAGGGCAAGGTCGTCTCCGGGCTGGCCGAGGACTGGTCGGTCGACGGCACCACCGTGACGCTGACGCTCAAGGACGGCATCACCTGCTCCGACGGCTCGCCGTTCACCGCCACCGACGCCGCGGACAACCTCAACTACGTCGCCGACCCGGAGAACCAGAGCCCGTTCCTCGGGGTGTTCCTGCCGGTGGGCGTGCAGGCCACCGGTGACGACGCGACCCGCACGGTGACCATGACGCTGGCTGCTCCGGCGCCCTTCGTGCTCGAGGGGCTGGTCGGCGTGCCGATCGTCTGCGCCAGCGGCCTGGCTGACCGCACCGCCCTCACCTCGTCGACGCTGGGCACCGGACCGTACGAGCTGACCGAGGCCGTCCCCAGCGACCACTACACGTACACCAAGCGCGAGGGCTACACCTGGGGCCCCGACGGTGCGAGCACCGACGAGAAGGGCATGCCCGACGAGATCGTCGTGCAGGTCATCAGCAACGAGACGACCGCGGCGAACCTGCTGCTGTCGGGCGACCTGAACGCCTCGCAGATCCTCGGGCCGGACGCGCAGCGGCTCGAGGAGGAGGGGCTCTTCTCCTACGTGGTCACCGCGGTGCTCGGCCAGGCGTGGTTCAACCAGGCCGCCGGCCGGCCCGCCGAGGACCCGGCGGTCCGCAAGGCGCTCACCCAGGGCCTGGACCTGGACCAGCTCGCGACGGTGCTCGCCTCCGGCCGAGGCGGCCCCGGCACCTCCTTCGCCGCCTCGGGTGCGGCGGCCTGCCCCGGTGACTCGGTCTCCGGCGCGCTGCCGGAGTTCGACGTCGACGCCGCGGCGGCCGCGCTCGACGACGCGGGCTGGACCGAGGGCTCCGGCGGCGTCCGCAGCAAGGACGGCACGCCGCTGGCCCTGACCTTCCTCTACGACACCGGGCTGGGCTCGCCGGGCTCCGCGGCGGCCGAGCTGGTCGCCGCGGCCTGGACCGACCTCGGGGTCGACGTCACCACCACCCCGCAGGACGAGACGGCGCTGGTCGAGACCATCTTCAGCGGCGGCGACTGGGACTACGCCTGGGTGCCGGTGAACGTCAGCAGCCCCGACCAGCTGGTGCCGTTCCTCTCCGGCCCGGCCGTGCCCGACGGCAACAACTTCGCCTCCATCGACAACGCCGACTACAACAGCGGCGTCGCCGAGGCGATGACGATGCTCGGCACCGAGGGCTGCGACACCTGGCTGGAGGCGGAGTCGGCCCTGGTCCGCGACGCCGACGTGATCCCGTTCGCCAACCAGGACGTCAGCTTCTTCGGCAGCGGGGCGGAGTTCGAGGTGATCGACGTCCTGCAGCCGACCAGCATCCGGATGATCGGCTGA